The stretch of DNA CCGCTGCGTTCGCAGACTGGTTTTGTGTTTGTACACCAGTCACTGCCTATATAACCATGGGTGTTTCGGGGTTACGACATGTGCTTTAGTTTGCTTTTCTGAGATGGGTTTCTTCTGGATCAGTGTACATTTCGCCGCCTCAAATGCTGAGCCTAACCCAGCCCCGCTGCCCGCGCCGAGTCAGGGGTGTTGAGGGGCGAACACCCCTGACAACCCCCGCCCTTTTTAATCGCCGCTGCGTTCGCAGACTGGTTCTGTGTTTATACACCAGTCACTGCCTATATGGGCATGGGTGTTTCGGGGTTACGACATGTGCTTTAGTTTGCTTTTCTGAGATGGATTTCTTCTGGATCAGTGTACATTTCGCCGCCTCAAATGCTGAGCCTAACCCAGCCCCGCTGCCCGCGCCGAGTCAGGGGTGTTGAGGGGCGAACACCCCTGACAACCCCCGCCCTTTTTAATCGCCGCTGCGTTCGCAGACTGGTTCTGTGTTTATACACTAGTCACTGCCTATATGGGCATGGGTGTTTCGAAGTTGCAACTTGTGCTTTAGTTTTCTTTTCTGAGAAGTATTAAGTAAGGCCTTCCATTTCGCCCTTTGCCGTTTGCCGTTTGCCGTTTGCCGTTTGCCGTTTGCCCTTCAGGTTAAAGCATCCGAATGTTGCCGAAGGAGGCAAAAAAATAGTACGACCCGCAGGGATGCGGGGCGAGGCGCAGCGACATCTGACAAAATTGCAGGAGCAATTTTGAACAGCACGCAGTGCTGGCCCAAAGGGCCGAGCCTCATGGATGAGGCGAGTACTCCGGCTCTGCGCCGGTGCGTCATTTTTTTGCTGACTGAGGTTGCCGCCGCAACGCGGCGGTCAACAGTCAGCTGCGCAGGCGCGGGGAGTGCAGAGGGGCGTTCGCCCCAACGCCCCTCTGCTCGACGCAAACACCATTGCCGAGATAAGCACTGCATCAAAGACGGCGAAACTTACACCAAACCAAACTAAACTAACCTCAATACCTAATCCTAAACCCCGCAATATCCTTCACCGCCCGCGGCTCCATCAACACTCTTTCCACCCTCGCCGACTTCGGCCCAACCTTAAGCCACGCCAGTAACCTCTCCACCTGTTGCTGCTCGCCGCAGGCTAAGACCTCAACCCGACCATCATCCATATTATAGGCATAGCCCGTCACACCCAGCTTTATCGCCTGCTGCTGAGTGTAATAACGAAACCCAACTCCCTGCACAATCCCTGAGACATAAGCCACATAACAAACCTGCATTACGCCCTCCTTTACTTACTGGAAATAAATCACTTTCTATTCTTTACGCACAAAATAAGAAATCGATTACATCATTTACCGGATATATTCATTATCATATACCCGCACTCAATTACCATTTGTTGAGGCTACGAATAAAAAATAACAACGTTCAGAAGGAACCTGACATGTTTAAAAATCTCTTCGGCAAGAAAACACCTCAAAAAGAATTCATCACCATCACGCTAAACGCCAAACTTCAGCCAATGCATCGTGCAGATTTAGAAGATGCTTTAAGTATCGTGCTCGACAAACAAAATATCGGTGATATTTGCGGTGGTGGCTCACTGTTAGAAGACAATGGCGAAATCAAAGAGTGCGACATCGAAATTGAAGCCATCGATAGTAGCGAACAGGCTATTGAACATATTTTAAGTTTTCTAAAAAACACACTGTCTCCAAAAGGTTCCAGACTGCGCGTCGGGGATAAAGTGATTCCTTTTGGCGAACATGAAGGACTTGGCCTCTATCTTAATGGCACCGATCTGCCGGATGAGATCTACCAAAATTGTGATATTAACGAAGCCTGGGCAGAAATCGAAAAACTGCTGGGCGAAGAAGGTAGCATCCACAGCTACTATCAGGGCAACACCGAAACAGCGCTCTATATATATATGGCAACCAGTTTGAAGTTATGCATCAGTTAATTAAGCCATATCTTGACAGCTATCCACTGTGCCAACAGTGTCGTGTTGTAAAAATAGCCGGATAACTTTTATTTAGTGACAATGCCTCTATAGTTAATAGGGATATGATCACCACCATCAGACACAGAGGAACGACCAAATATGAAGACAAACGTTCGCCGGATTCTGCTTGCTCTGACCAT from Limnobaculum xujianqingii encodes:
- the yccX gene encoding acylphosphatase, which translates into the protein MQVCYVAYVSGIVQGVGFRYYTQQQAIKLGVTGYAYNMDDGRVEVLACGEQQQVERLLAWLKVGPKSARVERVLMEPRAVKDIAGFRIRY